The following coding sequences lie in one Agrococcus sp. ARC_14 genomic window:
- a CDS encoding gamma carbonic anhydrase family protein produces MTVHERATIIPLPDRAPHLPKSALVMPGAVITGAVSLGERVSIWPGASLRAEEESILIGEDSNVQDSSSLHVDHGSPLTIGARVSIGHNAVVHGCTVEDDVLIGMHATVMNGAVIGAGSIIAAGALVTEGTVIPERSLVAGVPGKVRRETTEDELHGIARNAETYAKRIQVYIEAIGH; encoded by the coding sequence ATGACCGTCCACGAGCGCGCCACGATCATCCCGCTGCCCGACCGGGCGCCGCACCTGCCGAAGTCGGCGCTCGTGATGCCGGGCGCCGTCATCACCGGGGCCGTGTCCCTCGGCGAGCGAGTGAGCATCTGGCCGGGCGCGAGCCTGCGTGCCGAGGAGGAGAGCATCCTCATCGGCGAGGACTCCAACGTGCAGGACTCCAGCTCGCTGCACGTCGACCACGGCTCGCCGCTGACGATCGGGGCGCGCGTCTCGATCGGCCACAACGCCGTCGTGCACGGCTGCACCGTCGAGGACGACGTGCTCATCGGCATGCACGCGACCGTCATGAACGGCGCCGTCATCGGTGCGGGCTCGATCATCGCCGCCGGCGCGCTCGTCACCGAGGGCACCGTCATCCCCGAGCGCTCGCTCGTCGCCGGCGTGCCCGGCAAGGTGCGCCGCGAGACGACCGAGGATGAGCTGCACGGCATCGCGCGCAACGCCGAGACCTACGCCAAGCGCATCCAGGTCTACATCGAGGCGATCGGGCACTGA
- a CDS encoding SDR family oxidoreductase, with translation MIDAPALAITGATGAVGRLTAEELARGGAALRLLARTPSRAPQLPGSVVVESSYGDSDQARASLEGVSTLLMVSAGEEEGWPEKQLGFVAAAADAGVEHIVYTSFQGASADATFTYGRDHFATEEAIRASGMAWTMLRDSFYLDFVTLLPGPDGALRGPAGDGRVAAVAKLDVARSAAAVLREPGAHAGRTYEVTGPEALSFADFAAALTGSTGRPIRYIDETLEEGRRWREAFGAPEWQLQGWLTTFSAIAKGEHTHVTDDVELLTGRKPISLRELLLG, from the coding sequence ATGATCGACGCCCCCGCGCTGGCCATCACCGGCGCCACCGGCGCCGTCGGACGGCTCACCGCCGAGGAGCTCGCCCGCGGTGGCGCGGCGCTGCGACTGCTCGCCAGGACGCCCAGCCGGGCCCCGCAGCTGCCGGGCTCCGTCGTGGTCGAGAGCTCCTACGGCGACAGCGACCAGGCACGAGCGTCGCTGGAGGGTGTGTCGACGCTGCTGATGGTCTCGGCCGGCGAGGAGGAGGGATGGCCGGAGAAGCAGCTGGGCTTCGTGGCCGCCGCGGCCGACGCCGGGGTCGAGCACATCGTCTACACCTCGTTCCAGGGCGCATCGGCCGACGCGACCTTCACCTACGGGCGCGACCACTTCGCGACCGAGGAGGCGATCCGCGCCAGCGGCATGGCGTGGACGATGCTGCGCGACAGCTTCTACCTCGACTTCGTCACGCTGCTGCCGGGCCCCGACGGCGCGCTCCGCGGCCCGGCCGGCGACGGCCGCGTCGCCGCGGTCGCCAAGCTCGACGTGGCCCGCTCCGCGGCGGCCGTGCTGCGCGAACCGGGCGCGCATGCCGGGCGCACCTACGAGGTCACGGGGCCCGAGGCGCTCTCCTTCGCCGACTTCGCGGCCGCGCTGACCGGATCGACCGGCCGACCCATCCGCTACATCGACGAGACGCTCGAGGAGGGCCGCCGCTGGCGCGAGGCCTTCGGGGCGCCCGAGTGGCAGCTGCAGGGCTGGCTGACGACCTTCAGCGCGATCGCGAAGGGCGAGCACACGCACGTCACCGACGACGTCGAGCTGCTCACCGGCCGCAAGCCGATCAGTCTGCGCGAGCTGCTGCTCGGCTGA
- a CDS encoding ABC transporter ATP-binding protein, with protein MTGTDARLGAEAASIGYGERHVIEALDVVIPDGSFTVIIGPNACGKSTLLRALARLLPPSSGRIVLDGEDIRSRPTREVAREIGLLPQTAMAPEGITVVDLVSRGRYPHQGLLRQWSEEDERAVRSALRATNTQDYATRRVDELSGGQRQRAWIAMVLAQETPIVLLDEPTTFLDIAHQIELLELCTRLHAEGRTLVAVLHDINQAARYATHLIAMRDGAIVAQGTPAEVITAERVHSVFGVRSRVLDDPETHTPMIVPLASGAVTAAPQGAGD; from the coding sequence ATGACCGGAACGGACGCACGCCTCGGGGCGGAGGCCGCATCGATCGGCTACGGGGAGCGCCACGTGATCGAGGCGCTCGACGTCGTCATCCCAGACGGCTCCTTCACCGTGATCATCGGGCCCAACGCCTGCGGCAAGTCGACGCTGCTGCGCGCGCTCGCCCGGCTGCTGCCGCCCAGCTCCGGCCGCATCGTGCTCGACGGCGAGGACATCCGCTCGCGTCCGACGCGCGAGGTCGCCCGCGAGATCGGGCTGCTGCCGCAGACGGCGATGGCGCCGGAGGGGATCACCGTCGTCGATCTCGTCAGCCGCGGCCGCTACCCCCATCAGGGGCTGCTGCGGCAGTGGTCCGAGGAGGACGAGCGCGCGGTGCGCTCTGCGCTACGCGCCACCAACACGCAGGACTACGCCACGCGTCGCGTCGACGAGCTCTCAGGCGGCCAGCGGCAGCGCGCGTGGATCGCCATGGTGCTCGCGCAGGAGACGCCGATCGTGCTGCTCGACGAGCCCACCACCTTCCTCGACATCGCGCACCAGATCGAGCTGCTCGAGTTGTGCACACGGCTGCACGCCGAGGGGCGCACGCTCGTTGCCGTGCTGCACGACATCAACCAGGCGGCGCGCTACGCCACCCATCTGATCGCGATGCGCGACGGCGCGATCGTCGCGCAGGGCACCCCGGCGGAGGTCATCACCGCCGAGCGCGTCCACAGCGTCTTCGGTGTGCGCAGCCGCGTGCTCGACGACCCCGAGACGCACACCCCCATGATCGTTCCCCTCGCCAGCGGCGCCGTCACGGCAGCACCGCAGGGCGCGGGCGACTGA
- a CDS encoding iron chelate uptake ABC transporter family permease subunit, which yields MSEITTARPDAGAAAPLPGPRRAVLRLLVIAGCLVLLAGAAALSLFVGSGALSPQVVIAALTGDGTSTNDLLVRDYRVPRTMLAVLAGLALGLAGVVMQALTRNPLADPGLLGVNAGAYFAIVIGTGFFGAGITSGQIVWGVIGAGLAAGLVYLIGTTGVAAGTPVKLVLAGVAIGAVLSGFSQAITFANPTIFDRVRFWSVGSLQGRQLDTVHAVWLLIVLAAVAVLLLSRSLNALTMGEDVARALGTNTSLVRGVGFVAITLLCGAATAAVGPLTFVGLVVPFVARFTVGVDHRWIIAFSILAGPTLVLLADVLGRVLVPSELPVGVVTAFVGAPVLIALVRRSRMRSL from the coding sequence GTGTCTGAGATCACGACCGCACGACCCGATGCGGGTGCCGCAGCGCCCCTCCCCGGCCCTCGTCGTGCCGTCCTGCGGCTGCTCGTGATCGCGGGCTGCCTGGTGCTGCTCGCGGGCGCTGCGGCGCTCAGCCTCTTCGTCGGCTCTGGCGCTCTCTCTCCGCAGGTCGTGATCGCGGCGCTCACGGGAGACGGCACGTCGACGAACGACCTGCTGGTGCGCGACTACCGCGTGCCGCGCACGATGCTCGCCGTGCTCGCCGGCCTCGCACTCGGGCTCGCGGGCGTGGTCATGCAGGCGCTCACCCGCAACCCGCTCGCCGACCCCGGCCTGCTGGGCGTCAACGCCGGCGCCTACTTCGCCATCGTCATCGGCACCGGCTTCTTCGGCGCGGGCATCACCTCCGGCCAGATCGTCTGGGGCGTCATCGGCGCCGGCCTCGCAGCCGGGCTTGTCTACCTCATCGGCACCACGGGCGTCGCCGCAGGCACGCCCGTCAAGCTCGTGCTCGCCGGCGTCGCGATCGGCGCAGTGCTCTCGGGCTTCAGTCAGGCCATCACCTTCGCGAACCCGACGATCTTCGACCGGGTGCGCTTCTGGTCGGTCGGCTCGCTGCAAGGGCGCCAGCTCGACACCGTGCACGCGGTGTGGCTGCTCATCGTGCTCGCCGCGGTCGCGGTGCTGCTGCTGTCGCGCTCGCTGAACGCCCTCACGATGGGGGAGGACGTCGCCCGGGCGCTCGGCACGAACACCTCGCTCGTGCGCGGTGTCGGCTTCGTCGCCATCACGCTGCTGTGCGGCGCGGCCACCGCCGCAGTCGGGCCGCTCACCTTCGTCGGGCTCGTCGTGCCCTTCGTCGCCCGCTTCACGGTCGGCGTCGACCACCGCTGGATCATCGCCTTCAGCATCCTCGCGGGCCCCACCCTGGTGCTGCTGGCGGATGTCCTGGGTCGCGTGCTGGTGCCGAGCGAGCTGCCCGTCGGGGTCGTCACGGCGTTCGTCGGCGCGCCCGTGCTCATCGCGCTCGTGCGCCGCTCGAGGATGCGGTCGCTGTGA
- the alr gene encoding alanine racemase, protein MSAVAAPARVQPPTLETIASGIAANVGVARARTRARIMAVVKADGYGHGAVAVAHAAVAAGAAWLGTTSMTDALQLRRAGITVPILTWLHADGMDGSAAAAERIDVAVGSVEALEALLAHRARGLRVHLHLDTGMAREGCAEPAWAELLLRAQRAQAGGRLRVTGLMGHLAKADRAEPAANAAAVQRMRRARLELLEAGLGDPITHLAATAAALSDPATHFDMVRFGAGLVGIDPSGTTALHGASRLTAPIVHSALVAADTPVGYGGSTVTRTATHLSVVPLGYADGIPRTLHAAASVEVRGLRCPIVGRVSMDQIVIDTGGERMPLGTLATVFGPDDPAPSIHEWADWAGTIPHTVVTGIGPRVRRTTA, encoded by the coding sequence GTGAGCGCCGTCGCCGCGCCCGCCAGGGTGCAGCCGCCGACACTCGAGACCATCGCGTCGGGCATCGCGGCGAACGTGGGCGTCGCCCGAGCCCGCACGCGTGCTCGCATCATGGCGGTCGTCAAGGCCGACGGCTACGGGCACGGCGCGGTCGCGGTCGCGCACGCCGCGGTCGCCGCGGGGGCCGCCTGGCTCGGCACCACCTCGATGACGGATGCGCTGCAACTGCGCCGTGCCGGCATCACGGTGCCGATCCTGACGTGGCTGCACGCTGACGGCATGGACGGCTCCGCGGCCGCCGCCGAGCGCATCGACGTGGCGGTCGGCTCCGTCGAGGCGCTCGAGGCGCTGCTCGCGCATCGCGCCCGCGGGCTGCGCGTGCACCTGCACCTCGACACCGGCATGGCGAGGGAGGGATGCGCGGAGCCCGCGTGGGCCGAGCTGCTGCTGCGCGCTCAGCGGGCTCAGGCGGGCGGCCGACTGCGCGTGACCGGCCTGATGGGACACCTCGCGAAGGCCGACCGCGCGGAGCCGGCGGCGAACGCCGCGGCGGTGCAGCGGATGCGGCGGGCCAGGCTCGAGCTGCTCGAGGCGGGCCTCGGCGACCCGATCACGCACCTGGCGGCGACCGCTGCTGCGCTGAGCGACCCCGCCACGCACTTCGACATGGTGCGCTTCGGCGCCGGGCTGGTCGGCATCGACCCGTCGGGCACCACCGCGCTGCACGGCGCATCGCGGCTCACCGCGCCCATCGTGCACAGCGCGCTCGTCGCCGCGGACACACCGGTCGGCTACGGCGGCAGCACCGTGACCCGCACCGCCACCCATCTGAGCGTCGTGCCGCTCGGCTATGCCGACGGCATCCCCCGCACGCTGCACGCGGCCGCGTCGGTCGAGGTCCGCGGCCTGCGCTGCCCGATCGTCGGGCGCGTCTCGATGGATCAGATCGTGATCGACACGGGAGGCGAGCGGATGCCGCTCGGCACCCTCGCCACCGTGTTCGGGCCCGACGACCCGGCCCCCAGCATCCATGAATGGGCCGACTGGGCCGGCACCATCCCCCACACCGTCGTCACCGGCATCGGGCCGCGCGTCAGGAGGACCACCGCATGA
- a CDS encoding iron chelate uptake ABC transporter family permease subunit, which produces MSIALWPERVRVLTGPARIRLLIDRRALMVWGALAALLVVVAAVALTLGESAIAPGEVFAALFGQGETSTVRVVQEWRVPRIVLAVIGGASLAISGAIFQSTTRNPLGSPDIIGFSTGAYTGALVVTLVLGGSAASVSVGAFVGGLATALAVYALAFKRGVQGFRLIVVGIAVSAVLSAINAYLLVTARLEEAVTAAVWGAGTLNGSRWPDVLPVIVALLVLAPVCILLSRRLTVLELGDDHARMLGVRAEPTRILLIIVGVGLVSVITAIAGPITFVALAAPQIAKRIVDGTGPALMASALIGAVLLLAGDVLAQRVIAPSQYPVGVITACLGGAYLVWLLSRGMKEQR; this is translated from the coding sequence GTGAGCATCGCGCTGTGGCCCGAACGGGTGCGGGTGCTCACAGGCCCCGCGCGCATCCGCCTGCTCATCGACCGGCGCGCGCTCATGGTGTGGGGCGCGCTCGCAGCGCTGCTCGTCGTCGTCGCAGCGGTCGCGCTCACCCTCGGAGAATCCGCGATCGCACCCGGCGAGGTGTTCGCGGCGCTGTTCGGGCAGGGCGAGACCAGCACCGTGCGGGTCGTGCAGGAGTGGCGGGTGCCGCGCATCGTGCTCGCGGTGATCGGCGGCGCGAGCCTCGCGATCTCGGGCGCGATCTTCCAGTCGACGACGCGCAACCCGCTCGGCAGCCCGGACATCATCGGCTTCTCCACCGGCGCCTACACGGGCGCGCTCGTCGTGACCCTCGTGCTCGGCGGCAGCGCCGCATCCGTCTCGGTCGGCGCCTTCGTCGGCGGCCTCGCGACCGCGCTGGCGGTCTATGCACTGGCCTTCAAGCGCGGTGTGCAGGGCTTCCGGCTGATCGTGGTCGGCATCGCCGTGAGCGCGGTGCTGAGCGCGATCAACGCCTACCTGCTGGTGACGGCGCGCCTCGAGGAAGCCGTCACGGCCGCGGTCTGGGGCGCAGGCACCCTCAACGGCTCCCGCTGGCCCGACGTGCTGCCGGTGATCGTCGCGCTGCTGGTGCTCGCTCCCGTGTGCATCCTGCTTTCCCGAAGGCTCACGGTGCTCGAGCTCGGCGACGACCACGCACGGATGCTCGGGGTGCGGGCCGAGCCGACGCGCATCCTGCTCATCATCGTCGGTGTCGGGCTGGTCTCGGTGATCACCGCCATCGCCGGCCCCATCACGTTCGTGGCGCTCGCGGCACCACAGATCGCCAAGCGCATCGTCGATGGCACGGGTCCGGCGCTCATGGCGTCTGCCCTGATCGGCGCCGTGCTGCTGCTCGCGGGCGACGTGCTCGCGCAGCGCGTGATCGCCCCGAGCCAGTATCCGGTGGGAGTGATCACCGCGTGCCTCGGCGGCGCGTACCTCGTCTGGCTGCTCTCGCGCGGCATGAAGGAGCAGCGATGA
- a CDS encoding M15 family metallopeptidase, with amino-acid sequence MHSTSARTGRGRVLAGLAVVAVAAAALVATFSGPWLTATAHGDPLDGTGGALTAADGTLPAGTGAFDDELPGIANLDAALLRAIQAATMDAEAVGVELTVNSGWRSADYQQQLLVDAVAEHGSIDEASRWVATPESSAHVSGDAVDVGPPAAAGWLAEHGGVHGLCRTYDNEPWHFELLPAAVDDGCPLPYADPTVDPRLR; translated from the coding sequence ATGCACAGCACATCTGCTCGAACCGGGCGCGGCCGAGTGCTCGCGGGTCTCGCCGTGGTCGCCGTCGCCGCCGCAGCACTGGTGGCGACCTTCTCCGGACCGTGGCTGACCGCGACGGCGCACGGCGATCCGCTCGACGGCACCGGCGGCGCGCTGACCGCCGCCGACGGCACCCTGCCAGCGGGCACCGGCGCCTTCGACGACGAGCTGCCCGGCATCGCGAACCTCGACGCGGCGCTGCTGCGGGCGATCCAGGCGGCGACGATGGATGCCGAGGCCGTTGGCGTCGAGCTCACGGTCAACAGCGGCTGGCGCTCTGCCGACTATCAGCAGCAGCTGCTGGTCGATGCGGTGGCCGAGCACGGCTCGATCGACGAGGCCTCCCGTTGGGTCGCCACGCCGGAGTCGTCTGCCCACGTCTCCGGCGACGCCGTCGATGTCGGCCCGCCCGCGGCCGCTGGTTGGCTCGCCGAGCACGGCGGCGTGCACGGTCTCTGCCGCACGTACGACAACGAGCCCTGGCACTTCGAGCTGCTGCCGGCGGCTGTCGATGATGGCTGCCCGCTCCCCTACGCCGATCCCACCGTCGACCCGAGGCTGCGGTGA
- a CDS encoding response regulator transcription factor: MRVLVVEDEPYMAEAIRDGLRLEAIAADLAGDGDTALELLSINEYDIAVLDRDIPGPSGDEIAAHIVASGRGMPILMLTAADRLDDKASGFELGADDYLTKPFELRELVLRLRALDRRRAVSRPPVRELAGLRLDPFRREVFRDGRFVALTRKQFAVLEVLMSAEGGVISAEALLERAWDEHADPFTNAVRITVSTLRKRLGEPWIIATVPGAGYRIDTGAADAATGAAGDGDAAHA, from the coding sequence ATGCGGGTGCTGGTCGTCGAGGATGAGCCATACATGGCGGAGGCGATCCGGGATGGGCTGCGGCTCGAGGCGATCGCCGCCGACCTCGCCGGCGACGGCGACACCGCGCTCGAGCTGCTGAGCATCAACGAGTACGACATCGCCGTGCTCGATCGGGACATCCCCGGGCCCTCCGGCGACGAGATAGCCGCCCACATCGTCGCCTCCGGCAGGGGCATGCCCATCCTCATGCTGACCGCGGCGGATCGGCTCGACGACAAGGCATCCGGCTTCGAGCTCGGCGCCGACGACTACCTCACCAAGCCGTTCGAGCTGCGCGAGCTCGTGCTGCGGCTGCGCGCGCTCGACCGAAGGCGGGCGGTGAGCCGCCCGCCGGTGCGGGAGCTCGCGGGGCTGCGCCTCGACCCGTTCCGACGTGAGGTGTTCCGCGACGGCCGATTCGTCGCGCTGACGCGCAAGCAGTTCGCCGTGCTCGAGGTGCTGATGTCCGCGGAGGGCGGCGTCATCAGCGCCGAGGCGCTGCTCGAGCGCGCGTGGGACGAGCACGCCGACCCCTTCACGAACGCCGTCCGGATCACCGTCTCCACGCTCCGCAAGCGCCTGGGCGAGCCCTGGATCATCGCCACGGTGCCGGGCGCTGGCTACCGCATCGACACGGGGGCGGCGGATGCGGCGACCGGCGCGGCGGGGGACGGGGATGCTGCGCATGCCTAG
- a CDS encoding HAMP domain-containing sensor histidine kinase, which translates to MPRRAGWSVRLKLTLSYASFLMIAGGLLLAVVWVFLLRYVPQRAFASDGPFFPGRDDLIRAFLPAALSALAFLLVLGLAGGWFLAGRMLAPLTQIAAATRTAATGSLSHRIRMDGSQDEFRELADSFDGMLARLEAQVSQQQRFAANASHELRTPLAVTQTLLDVARMDPGHDHAELLQRLRVVNARTIDLTEALLALSRADQRSFERERVDLSLMAEEAAEVLLPIAERQGVRIDVDGDAAFVLGSAALLQQLATNLLHNAIVHNLPAEGSVLVRTAAAEGHVTLLVESTGEVLDPQLIPTLTEPFRRGASRVRSDHAGVGLGLAIVESIVQAHEGTLALSARRAGGLRVDVRLPAAPRSVEAG; encoded by the coding sequence ATGCCTAGACGGGCCGGCTGGAGCGTGCGCCTCAAGCTGACGCTCAGCTATGCGAGCTTCCTCATGATCGCCGGCGGACTGCTGCTCGCCGTCGTGTGGGTCTTCCTTCTGCGCTACGTGCCGCAGCGCGCCTTCGCCTCCGACGGGCCGTTCTTCCCCGGCCGCGATGACCTCATCCGAGCGTTCCTGCCCGCCGCGCTGTCGGCGCTCGCGTTCCTGCTCGTGCTGGGGCTGGCGGGCGGCTGGTTCCTGGCGGGCCGGATGCTCGCGCCGCTGACGCAGATCGCAGCTGCCACGCGGACGGCGGCGACGGGGTCGCTCTCGCACCGCATCCGCATGGATGGCAGCCAGGACGAGTTCCGCGAGCTGGCCGACAGCTTCGACGGCATGCTGGCGCGGCTCGAGGCGCAGGTCTCGCAGCAGCAGCGCTTCGCTGCCAACGCCTCGCACGAGCTGCGCACGCCGCTCGCGGTGACCCAGACGCTGCTGGATGTCGCGCGCATGGATCCGGGCCATGACCATGCCGAGCTGCTGCAGCGTCTCCGGGTCGTCAACGCACGCACGATCGACCTCACCGAGGCACTGCTCGCCCTCAGCCGAGCCGATCAGCGGTCGTTCGAGCGAGAGCGCGTCGACCTCTCGCTCATGGCGGAGGAGGCGGCGGAGGTGCTGCTGCCGATCGCCGAACGGCAGGGTGTGCGCATCGATGTCGACGGCGACGCGGCCTTCGTGCTCGGCTCGGCAGCGCTGCTGCAGCAGCTGGCGACGAACCTGCTGCACAACGCCATCGTGCACAACCTGCCTGCCGAGGGCAGCGTGCTGGTACGCACCGCCGCCGCAGAGGGGCACGTCACGCTGCTGGTCGAGAGCACAGGCGAGGTGCTCGACCCGCAGCTCATCCCGACCCTGACCGAGCCATTTCGGCGGGGCGCCAGTCGCGTGCGGAGCGACCATGCGGGCGTCGGGCTCGGCCTTGCGATCGTCGAGAGCATCGTGCAGGCGCACGAAGGAACCCTCGCACTCAGCGCGCGTCGCGCCGGTGGGCTGCGCGTCGACGTGCGGCTGCCGGCCGCGCCGCGGTCGGTGGAGGCAGGCTGA
- a CDS encoding aldose 1-epimerase family protein has protein sequence MRAPTGQQFTISSTIDGKHLHATITEVAAGLRELVYDGVDLVEPFGEGARPAKAQGIVLAPWGGRVAGGDWQHEGTTQRLAISERDKGNASHGLLRFAPYRVLEHTESKVVLQATIHPQTGWPFLLDTTVAYELTDDGLLVTHEATNVGTERAPWACGTHPYLAVGDTPADELTFTVPAARVFHAEALIPTEETLVDAMDAPAPDLRGGRRLSELDIDQNYAGLEFVGGVATSSLLDASGRGAELWQDSAFPYAVVFTPKDFPTASGPKHVAAIEPMSAPANALNSGTGLVWLEPGETWVGHWGIDPVGF, from the coding sequence ATGCGCGCGCCCACCGGTCAGCAGTTCACCATCTCGAGCACCATCGACGGCAAGCACCTGCACGCCACGATCACCGAGGTCGCTGCAGGGCTCCGCGAGCTCGTCTACGACGGCGTCGATCTCGTCGAGCCGTTCGGCGAGGGCGCCCGCCCCGCCAAGGCGCAGGGCATCGTGCTCGCACCATGGGGCGGTCGTGTCGCCGGCGGCGACTGGCAGCACGAGGGCACGACGCAGCGCCTCGCCATCAGCGAGCGTGACAAGGGCAATGCCAGCCACGGGCTGCTGCGCTTCGCCCCCTACCGGGTGCTCGAGCACACCGAGTCGAAGGTGGTGCTGCAGGCGACCATCCACCCGCAGACCGGCTGGCCGTTCCTGCTCGACACCACCGTCGCCTACGAGCTCACCGACGACGGCCTGCTCGTCACGCACGAGGCGACCAACGTCGGCACCGAGCGCGCCCCGTGGGCGTGCGGCACGCATCCCTACCTCGCTGTCGGCGACACCCCCGCCGACGAGCTCACCTTCACGGTGCCGGCCGCTCGCGTGTTCCACGCCGAGGCGCTCATCCCCACGGAGGAGACCCTGGTGGATGCGATGGATGCGCCGGCGCCAGACCTGCGCGGCGGCCGGCGGCTGTCGGAGCTCGACATCGACCAGAACTACGCGGGGCTCGAGTTCGTGGGCGGCGTGGCGACGTCCTCGCTGCTGGACGCGAGCGGCAGGGGAGCGGAGCTGTGGCAGGACTCGGCGTTCCCCTACGCGGTCGTGTTCACGCCGAAGGACTTCCCGACGGCATCCGGGCCCAAGCACGTCGCGGCGATCGAGCCGATGAGCGCCCCGGCGAACGCGCTCAACAGCGGCACCGGCCTCGTCTGGCTGGAGCCGGGGGAGACCTGGGTCGGTCACTGGGGCATCGATCCGGTCGGGTTCTGA
- a CDS encoding iron-siderophore ABC transporter substrate-binding protein: MFHSIRRSRVATTALAGALAVGLLAGCSASTPDPAATEQPAQGDGPLGTVETMFGAIEVPQPEDGELTVVALGWSDAEMALALGITPVAVFDWQGFGAETHGVGPWAAELFGDAEPVLIERGDESLNYEQILGLDPDLILNTRSGNDEGEFDRLTEIAPTIYGPEGTGAYATEWTDQLTLVGEAVGKPDEAQALIADIEGQIAEAAAAHPEFEGLTTASVTKFGDAYGAYLPGDGRFDLLGQLGFVNNPPIADLEPAGFFANASAENVAAFDADTAVILPIGFTLEETQQDPLLSSLAVVQEGRAVFIDPDSELAGAWGASSVLSIPVVLDQLVPQLAEAAAQG; encoded by the coding sequence ATGTTCCACTCCATCCGTCGCTCGCGTGTCGCGACCACCGCGCTCGCGGGCGCGCTCGCCGTCGGCCTGCTCGCCGGCTGCAGCGCATCCACCCCCGACCCGGCGGCCACCGAGCAGCCCGCGCAGGGCGACGGCCCGCTCGGCACGGTCGAGACGATGTTCGGCGCCATCGAGGTGCCGCAGCCTGAGGACGGCGAGCTCACCGTCGTCGCGCTCGGCTGGTCGGACGCCGAGATGGCGCTTGCGCTCGGCATCACGCCCGTCGCGGTCTTCGACTGGCAGGGCTTCGGTGCCGAGACCCACGGCGTCGGGCCGTGGGCGGCCGAGCTGTTCGGCGACGCCGAGCCCGTGCTCATCGAGCGCGGCGACGAGTCGCTCAACTACGAGCAGATCCTGGGCCTCGACCCCGACCTGATCCTCAACACCCGCTCGGGCAACGACGAGGGCGAGTTCGACCGGCTGACCGAGATCGCGCCGACGATCTACGGCCCGGAGGGCACTGGCGCCTACGCGACCGAGTGGACCGATCAGCTCACGCTCGTCGGCGAGGCCGTCGGCAAGCCAGACGAGGCGCAGGCGCTCATCGCCGACATCGAGGGGCAGATCGCCGAGGCGGCCGCGGCGCACCCCGAGTTCGAGGGGCTCACCACCGCATCCGTCACCAAGTTCGGCGACGCCTACGGCGCCTACCTGCCCGGCGACGGCCGCTTCGACCTGCTGGGCCAGCTCGGCTTCGTGAACAACCCGCCGATCGCCGACCTCGAGCCCGCAGGCTTCTTCGCCAACGCCTCGGCGGAGAACGTCGCGGCCTTCGACGCCGACACGGCCGTCATCCTGCCGATCGGGTTTACGCTCGAGGAGACCCAGCAGGATCCGCTGCTGTCGTCGCTCGCCGTCGTGCAGGAGGGCCGCGCGGTCTTCATCGATCCCGACTCCGAGCTGGCCGGCGCCTGGGGCGCCTCGAGCGTGCTGAGCATCCCGGTCGTGCTCGACCAGCTCGTGCCGCAGCTGGCTGAGGCCGCAGCGCAGGGCTGA